A stretch of bacterium DNA encodes these proteins:
- a CDS encoding sigma-70 family RNA polymerase sigma factor: MAPPEAVRAPAYTPEELARYDTIVQRYARHVYNIAYRMTGNEADARDLSQEAFLRVYRALRRVQPGAPLESWLYRIVSNLYIDLLRRRPRARVESLDAPIDTPRGEITREFPDAAANPEAVFERQHIDAAIQQALGVLSPDLRMVVVLSDIEGFAYEEIAAILRVPLGTVKSRLHRARQVLQHRLRPYVEARRRGWQP, from the coding sequence ATGGCGCCACCTGAGGCCGTGCGGGCGCCCGCCTACACGCCCGAGGAGCTGGCGCGGTACGACACCATCGTCCAGCGGTACGCGCGGCACGTCTACAACATCGCGTACCGGATGACGGGCAACGAGGCCGACGCACGCGACCTCTCGCAGGAGGCGTTTCTCCGGGTGTACCGGGCGCTCCGGCGAGTCCAGCCGGGCGCGCCGCTCGAGAGCTGGCTGTACCGCATCGTCAGCAACCTCTACATCGATCTGCTGCGCCGGCGGCCGCGGGCGCGCGTCGAGTCGCTCGACGCGCCGATCGACACGCCGCGCGGCGAGATCACCCGCGAGTTTCCCGACGCGGCGGCCAACCCGGAGGCCGTCTTCGAGCGCCAGCACATCGACGCCGCGATCCAGCAGGCGCTCGGCGTGCTGAGCCCGGACCTGCGCATGGTGGTGGTCCTCAGCGACATCGAAGGCTTCGCGTACGAAGAGATCGCGGCGATTTTGCGGGTACCGCTCGGCACCGTGAAGTCGCGCCTCCACCGCGCCCGTCAGGTGTTGCAGCATCGCCTCCGTCCGTACGTCGAGGCGCGGCGCCGGGGGTGGCAGCCGTGA
- a CDS encoding zf-HC2 domain-containing protein — MNHHRAGRLLSAYLDGELTAAEVQAVQAHLLDCAVCREAHESLRTTRDLLAGVAPAEPPAEFWRTVRGPMMRGAAATALDPVWRGVRGAWRAAWQGAWRPIVLRRPAWALAAVVVMLALAALPLVKGTVDRLHATEIGVDLYVHDHAMQMGTAPLVDRAYIGLVSGDAELVLAGETPRPVGDNVR; from the coding sequence GTGAATCACCATCGCGCCGGCCGCCTGCTCTCCGCGTACCTCGACGGCGAGTTGACGGCAGCGGAGGTCCAGGCGGTGCAGGCGCATCTGCTGGACTGCGCGGTCTGCCGCGAGGCGCACGAGTCCCTGCGGACGACGCGTGACCTCCTCGCGGGGGTGGCGCCGGCCGAACCGCCGGCCGAGTTCTGGCGGACCGTGCGCGGTCCCATGATGCGGGGGGCGGCGGCGACGGCCCTGGACCCCGTCTGGCGCGGGGTGCGGGGTGCGTGGCGGGCGGCGTGGCAGGGGGCGTGGCGGCCGATCGTGCTGCGCCGGCCGGCCTGGGCGCTCGCCGCGGTCGTCGTCATGCTGGCGCTCGCAGCGCTGCCCCTCGTGAAAGGCACGGTCGACCGGCTGCACGCGACCGAGATCGGCGTCGACCTCTACGTGCACGATCACGCGATGCAGATGGGCACGGCGCCGCTGGTAGATCGCGCGTACATCGGGCTCGTGTCGGGGGACGCCGAGCTGGTGCTGGCCGGAGAAACCCCGCGCCCGGTGGGAGACAACGTCCGATGA
- a CDS encoding sigma-E factor regulatory protein RseB domain-containing protein → MRRPASRALAAAVVLLIAGTAPAFPAAPPSPAASGAATPSTRAILTMALDAPKLIDYEGTKIISALRNGQMETVTVAESHKRPNLLRLEYLSPEDVAGRLIVDDGKIAHHYEPALNMVFEDRSIQDGGTGSSLTLLTRNYDIVLLGTDEVIGRQAYVLSLTPHRTGVQRQLWVDRLTGTVLREEDRDASRGLVLSTYFSRISFSLNLPQAYFRFRPPAGARVVAFQTMEGGGLSPAELQQKVGFPVLVPPALPEGYTFRGGAVSRFGSLVSAYLRYSDGGNIISFFEAPAGSIGWPSLGVPVRVQSQPGRFIDLGYLRVLIWEQRGLRITAVGTAPSETLMLVAGQLIAGREEAMVTDVSLRAAADPAVVRRLRGQGLTFSEIARTLAISHALGTSVDTTVRFVRGSLSVADLAAQLRLQPDALRAAVRRAVDGASMTPALPASAPDGPARPATP, encoded by the coding sequence ATGAGGCGCCCGGCGTCGAGAGCGCTCGCCGCGGCGGTCGTGCTGCTGATCGCCGGCACCGCCCCCGCATTCCCCGCCGCCCCGCCCTCGCCGGCGGCCTCGGGTGCGGCCACGCCGAGCACGCGCGCGATTCTCACGATGGCGCTCGACGCGCCGAAGCTCATCGATTATGAAGGCACGAAGATCATCTCCGCCCTCCGCAACGGCCAGATGGAGACCGTGACGGTCGCCGAATCGCACAAGCGGCCGAATCTCCTGCGGCTGGAGTACCTGTCGCCGGAGGACGTGGCGGGCCGCCTGATCGTCGACGACGGCAAGATCGCGCATCACTACGAGCCCGCGCTCAACATGGTGTTCGAGGATCGTAGCATCCAGGATGGCGGGACCGGCTCGAGCCTGACCCTGTTGACGCGCAATTACGACATCGTGCTGCTCGGGACCGACGAGGTCATCGGCCGGCAGGCCTACGTCCTCTCCCTCACGCCGCACCGCACGGGCGTACAGCGGCAGTTGTGGGTCGACCGGCTGACGGGAACCGTGCTCCGCGAGGAGGATCGCGACGCCTCGCGCGGCCTGGTGCTCAGCACGTACTTCTCGCGGATCAGCTTCAGCCTCAACCTGCCGCAGGCGTACTTCCGGTTCCGGCCGCCGGCCGGCGCGCGGGTCGTCGCGTTCCAGACGATGGAAGGCGGCGGGTTGAGCCCGGCCGAGTTGCAGCAGAAAGTGGGCTTCCCCGTGCTGGTGCCGCCGGCGTTGCCCGAGGGGTACACGTTCCGGGGCGGCGCGGTGAGCCGGTTCGGGAGCCTGGTATCCGCCTACCTCCGGTACAGCGACGGCGGCAACATCATCTCGTTCTTTGAAGCGCCGGCGGGCTCGATCGGCTGGCCGTCGCTGGGGGTCCCGGTCCGGGTGCAGTCGCAGCCCGGCCGGTTCATCGATCTCGGATACCTGCGCGTGCTGATCTGGGAGCAGCGCGGCCTGCGGATTACGGCGGTGGGGACCGCGCCGTCGGAGACCTTGATGCTCGTGGCCGGTCAATTGATCGCCGGCCGCGAGGAGGCCATGGTCACGGACGTCTCTTTGCGGGCGGCGGCCGATCCCGCGGTCGTGCGGCGGCTCCGCGGACAGGGCCTGACCTTCTCCGAGATCGCCCGCACCCTCGCCATCTCGCACGCGCTCGGCACGAGCGTCGACACCACGGTGCGGTTCGTGCGCGGATCGCTGTCGGTCGCCGACCTGGCGGCGCAGCTCCGCCTGCAGCCGGACGCCCTCCGCGCCGCGGTCCGCCGTGCCGTGGACGGCGCGTCAATGACGCCGGCGTTGCCGGCGTCCGCGCCCGACGGACCGGCGCGTCCCGCGACGCCGTAA